CGGTGTGCAAAGAGATAATTTAAAAGTTCTTCTTTCTGCTGGAGGGGCGATTGAAATCTCACTACCGTCGCATGAGCCGTCTGGAGTACGTACCGCTCATCCAGACTTTGCTGTAAAGCCGTAGTAGCAAAGGCCGTTCGAAGTCTGGTTCGGATTCGGGAAAGAGAATCCTCTTGCCAAAATCCCTGAATCATGATGCCTGCGGGTGAAGCCGTAATCCCTGTAAAGTCCAGTTGGAAAGAGGTCTGATCTTTTAAGGCTTCTTTAATTACATTACTATAATCGCTGGGTTGTATCTGTGAGAGGGCAAAACCTTCGTAACAGGAAATGATCGATAAGATCGTAATATGAATATCGGATGTGGGATAGTAGTATTGAGCAGGCTCCAGAGCTTGTAAAGGCTTAAGAAAGCTTTGAATCTGGTCTACTACTGTTTTACTAGGGCGAGCGATTAAGGTAACTCCCCTTCTTTGATCGGAAGATGAACTCACAAGCGGGTCCATTTGATATTGATCCGACGTTATTTTTTTGCAGGCATCTTCAAACAGTGCATCGTATCGCTGAGCTATATTCATTTGTGTATGCTTCTCGGGGGAGCAAGTGCTTTACTCACCCCTCAAGGTTTAAAAATGGGCGTTCGAATGATCGGGATTATCTACCACTACACGATGAGCAGGGATGGACTAGGTAAGCCCTCAGACGGCAATGAACGAGGTTTAGTACGATTGCATCCGAAGCATTAGCTATTCCGCTCTCTAAACATTTCTTTACTTTAGTCTTTATACGTATGATGTCTTACTTAACTGTGCAAAAGTAAGGATGTGGAGTCTTACCTGAGTAATTAGCCTAGGTTCACTCGGCTGAGTGAACTTGGATACACTTCTAGAAGTTTTAGATGACTTGTTTCTGAGTTTCAAGTCCAAGACCCGACCGTCACTACATTTGAGTAAAACTTCTAATAATTGACAAATTACCAAATCCTATTTTAAATTATTTTATTATTTGAATGTTCCAAGGGGGAGAATTATTATTCTATAGTTTATAACCTTTTACAAACGTCCATTTGTAAAAGGTTATAAAGTCAAAAATGCGTAAGTTTACAATCGTTTTACTCATCAGATTTTCTTATCAGTACATGCAGTACGTTGCTTATTACCGAGTGTCCACCCTGGCTCAGGGGAAATCGGGGCTGGGTCTGGCCGCTCAGCAGGAAATTGTACGACGCTTCGTTCGGGAAGGTGAAGTACTGCTCGAAGAATTTGTGGAAGTGGAATCGGGGAAGAAATCGGAAAGACCACAATTGAAAGCGGCCGTTGCCTTTGCCAAACAACACCGGGCTCGTTTGTTGATTGCTAAACTCGACCGGCTTTCGCGTAATGCCGAATTTATCTTTACGCTTCGAAATGCGGAAGTAGATTTTGTAGCCTGCGATATTCCTGATGCCAATACACTCACCATCGGAATTATGGCGGTTCTTGCTCAGCACGAACGAGAACTGATCTCGGAACGTACCCGTAATGCTCTTCAGCAAAAAAAACGCCAGGGCTATTCGCTGGGCTCGCCCGAAAACCTAACCTCACAAGCAATTGATAAAGGCCGTCAGCAACGCATTACTAATGCTCGTACCCATCAGGCCAATCGCCAGGCGGCAGAACTGGCCCGCCTA
This portion of the Siphonobacter curvatus genome encodes:
- a CDS encoding mutarotase; translation: MNIAQRYDALFEDACKKITSDQYQMDPLVSSSSDQRRGVTLIARPSKTVVDQIQSFLKPLQALEPAQYYYPTSDIHITILSIISCYEGFALSQIQPSDYSNVIKEALKDQTSFQLDFTGITASPAGIMIQGFWQEDSLSRIRTRLRTAFATTALQQSLDERYVLQTAHATVVRFQSPLQQKEELLNYLFAHRTHAFGTICIDTLELVSNDWYMKEKQLQTLDRFSLP
- a CDS encoding recombinase family protein; the encoded protein is MQYVAYYRVSTLAQGKSGLGLAAQQEIVRRFVREGEVLLEEFVEVESGKKSERPQLKAAVAFAKQHRARLLIAKLDRLSRNAEFIFTLRNAEVDFVACDIPDANTLTIGIMAVLAQHERELISERTRNALQQKKRQGYSLGSPENLTSQAIDKGRQQRITNARTHQANRQAAELARLYRNQGLTYALIAEKLNANGFRTRRGQIFHPMSVRRLILRPDS